A window of Solanum stenotomum isolate F172 chromosome 9, ASM1918654v1, whole genome shotgun sequence genomic DNA:
tcataatataattctagtcgtaatataatactaattaatataagtagtcTAATCCTAGTGCGACTCTAATTCTAGAGCAGTGCTGGAAACTCGTCAGTCAGCTTCATTGGACCTGctcctttgacatgttccaatcgtcagcttccttcttcttcaacagtCATGACATAAGATGGAAGAAATGTTTGAAGAACTTTTAGAAACTTGTCAGGTAGTAACACACAAGAGATGACATTGATGCAAACAATTGAGTTTGATTGAGtagaaaataaaacaactttCTGTAAAGTTCACAAATGTATCTCTTTTTTCCAATAACAATAAGTGGATTAGGCAGACTTAATTGTCATTTGACAAAGGTGTTCCAGTCACAATTGTCTGATTTAGTTATCTTCATTATCCAAATTGATCATTTAATGTCTTTAAATGCTTTAtgacttaatttaaaaaaaatgctttATGACTTGGTCATTTTGGAGCTCATTGAGCATGCGAGAAACTTGACTCATGGAATAATATGGGTAATATGGACACCTATATTATCCATTGGGTAACTCGTTGTTTACCCATTTAAAATATGAGTCGAGTCGAGTCGAGTATTTTacccatttttatttaactcatATTCGACTTGACCCACTCGTTTGCCACTCCTAGTCGAGGTAATGATCTGGCATTATTATGGCTTGATACTCTTGATTTCAAGATCTTTGCcatttgattttgtattttcCTACAAACTTTTTCCAATTCTAGCACTCTCCATTGCATACCTTGTAAATGTTCTTTGAGCTTCTCATTCTCAATTGAAAGATCCAACTTTCCTGCGTATAACACGATCTGCTGTTCTTTGTTTCTTGAATTTTCTGTCTCCACGAAATTAAAAGGAGAATCGAGCTGACTTGTTTGGTTTCTTTGAAGCAAGCTTTAGAGCTTCACTTGCTATGTGATGAGAGCTTGTCCAGGAGATTTTGAAGGGAAATTTTTATTACGAGCAAGGTGGCTACAAGCCTCAAATGACAGCTTCTCGTAGCTCAGCCCACTACATACTTTCATCtttttgagttcagataacctTCGATCGACCTGCAATTTGTCATCAATGATCAATGTTTAACCAATCAGCTAAATTTTGGAACAATGCCtaaatattttacaatattCTTGAACATGAACTTGTAGTGAACTTTTGTGTATGTATTAAGCATCAAAATGCGAAGAAACAAGTAATAAATTGAAGGCCTCTTAGGGAGAATCGAAAAGGCATACCTCAAGATACACAACCTTGGCATAGTATATTGAATCATACGAGTCCCTAGCAAACTCGGGAGCAATCTGACCAGGGCAAGGCACTTGGAAGGTTTTTGACATGGATGAGGAGCTACTTCGGTTATGTTCAAATCTATCAAGCTTGTAATTTTCCTCATTCGAGTTAACTAAACACAACATGCCTCAAATCTATCAAGCTTGTAATTTTCGTTATTCGAGTTAAGGGAACAAAACACGCCTCTTTGCTGATGAATGATTTCAATAACCTAAGAACTGAA
This region includes:
- the LOC125877981 gene encoding BTB/POZ domain-containing protein SR1IP1-like, whose protein sequence is MLCLVNSNEENYKLDRFEHNRSSSSSMSKTFQVPCPGQIAPEFARDSYDSIYYAKVVYLEVDRRLSELKKMKVCSGLSYEKLSFEACSHLARNKNFPSKSPGQALIT